The Paenibacillus sp. BIC5C1 DNA segment ACTGTGGCAATCAGGTCTGGGATGGATCTTAAATAAATTCCGTAAGCAGAAGCAACAGACCCGCGCAGGATAATATAGATATCTCATTTGGAGTAGGGGTGAGGATGATGTTTCCCAATAATCTGAATTCGTCCAAGGAAGATGAAGCCAAAAGAAAGTACGAAGAGACTCAGAGGGAGATCGAGGGTCACAGCCGCTCAGGTCTGTCCAGTTACATTGTCGATTTGCTGATTGCAGGTGGACTGGTTGTTGCTGTCCTCACGGTGTTGATGTGGATTCTGTACTTTTGACTAGATTAATAAAGAAATACGAATAACCGGTACCGCCTATTTAGGCGAACCGGTTATTTTTAATTTGGATCAGGTGATACGGGAATGGCCTTAACCGTTTGCGGATAAACGATCCGCACCGAGTGCAAGCCTTTCCAACAGCTCAGAGAGCAACGTCTTATCATCTTCGCTCAGACCGCTGACAGCACGATCTATTTTGTGAGCGTAGCCTGGATAGATGTCATCCATCGTACGCTGGCCTTCCTCGGTTAATTCCACGAAAATGATGCGTCTGTCTTGCGGACAGTGTTTTCGATGTAAAAGTCCCTTTTGCTCCAGCTTGTCAATGACATAAGTGACATTTCCGCTTTGCAGCAGAAGCTGTGCACCGACTTGTTGAATAGGCTGTGCTCCTTTCATATATAGCACTTCGAGCACCCCGTAAGCGGTGGGGTTGAAGCCATGCACTTTGCTTCCGGATACAGCGTGTTCATTCACGCTCTTAAATGTCTGGGCCAAGGTGCGGTACAGATGAAGAGAACGTTCGGTTCCGATTTCCTGTAATTCCAGCATACTGATCCCGCCTTTTCAGATTTATTGGAGTTGATGAATTTACATTTGACGATTCAAAGGTTCGCCATATTTATATTGTAAGCATCTGTTTGCACGAAAAACATGCGATATGTCACAAGATTTGCATTTTTAGCAATTAAAATTTAATCATTTTTCGTCTATATAAATTTTCAGAAAGCTTTTAGCTCCACTTCTTCAGGTTATTTCTGTCCTCTCCGTTCTCGTGTAAATGTTGAGTTCAATATGTGCTGGAAAAATCATCCTGAAGGCTTCGCGTCTTCTCCGTCTCTGGCAGGAGGTGGGGGCACAGCCTGCTCTCTATAATAAATTCATATCATGAATGGGTTGAGGGCGGAGGAGAAGAAGGATGACAAGTGGAGTAACGATGCAGGAACGAAGACCCTTGAAGCATAATCGATCTTTTATCACTTTGATGGCTGCGCAGGCTATCTCCAATTTGGGAGACTGGCTGCACCTGCTGGCGATTCTTACGCTGGTGGGCATTCGCTGGAATGCTACGCCGTGGGAGATTACGTTCACCACACTGTGTGCAGCATTGCCTGTATTGCTTACTGGGCCATTTGCAGGGGCACTGGCGGACCGGGTCAATCGGAAGTGGCTGATGATCGGTGCAGACGGTGCGCGAATTGTGATCGTTGGAGGGCTTATTTTTGCGGATCAAATGTGGCATGTATATGTATTGCTTATTCTCAAGTCGTTATTCGATGTGGTGTTCTCACCGGCCAAGAACGGCAAGCTTAAGGAGATTGTGCCGCAGGAGCAATTGGGGCAGGCGGTGTCCATCAGTTCGGTGATTGAACAGATGTCCAAAATCATCGGTCCGGCCCTCGGCGGGCTGTTGGTGGCTGCTTTTGGAATCACCTGGTGTTTCGTGTTGGATTCAGCGTCTTTTTTGATTTCCGGCATTATTTTGCTATGGATTCCTGGAGATCGGGTGATCCAATCTGCGAATCAGCACGTAGAACAAGTAAGGGAAGAGACAGCAGGTGTTGCTCATTCAGGTGAAAAAACTACGTTTTTGAAAGATACCATGGAGGGCGTCCGCATGCTTGCATCTCTTCCTCATGTGGGTACTTCTCTAATCCTGCTTGCGTCGGCCCTCCTGTTTCTGCAATTTGCGGATTCACAGACCGTAGTCCTGTTCAGGCAGCTTCCCGGTATTTCAAGTGATCTGCTCGGATGGTGCGTCGCGGCTAGCGGTGTTGGAACGTTAATTGCAGCGATGAGTGTTCAGAAGTGGAAAAGGGCAGGTCATGTGATCAAGATGGGGCTTGGAACATCATTAATGGGTCTTGTCATTGGTGGTGTAGGAATGATCGTAGGAGTATGGCCTCATGCCGGGCTTGGCGCCAATTTGCTGCTGATATCGTTATTTGCTCTGGCGGGTGTGGGGGTTGGCTTTGCCATTGTTCCGTTCCAAATCCTACTGCAGGAACAAACACCTGAATCCATGACGGGGCGTGTGTTTGGAACGGTTGGCAGCATCATGACAGCCAGTAACATCATGGGTCCGGTGGTAGGTGGATTTTTGGTAACCTCATTCGGAGTTATTCCGGCCTTTATCAGTTCAGGCATTTTGCTAACGCTGCTTGGTGTGATTTATGTAGTGATTCGCAGGCAAAAAAAGAACGATATGGACCAGAGTTTTCCCGCTAAATCCGTGATTACAGGTAAGTGAAACGATTGTGCAAATGATCTGGTTTCAGAGGTGGAAATAGGGAAATTTTTAGTATGATTTTCATTAAAATTTTAACTTTTTAAATGAAAAGCGTTTGAGTAAACGCCTTCACGTTTAATGAGGAACAGGCAGAAATCCCTGTATTCTAATTATTCCTAGGGGAAAACTCATATGTCTTGTCCCACCAACGCAGTAGCGGAAAGGGGGTGAAGCAACTTGAATGTAAAGTTACCAAAATCGATTGTTCGACTTGGCAGCATACCACTGGCTTTACTTGCATGGACGCTGATTTTTGGACTGGGATCGTCGCATGTATATGCGGATAATGCTCAGACATCTTCAGCTAACAAGTCCAGTGGCTTATCGCTGAATTTGTTTTCACAAGATTCGGATGGCGGGTTGAACCTGACTCCGTCAGTATCTGTATCCACACCATTGCTGGATGTTGAAGTTCCGTCGATCAAAGCGAATGAATCGACAGGCAAGCTGAGTGTATCGGAACTAAAGGTAGATACGCCGCTTGGATCGGCAGGAACATCAGAGATCGGTATTGATGCGAAGCAAGGGAGCGTTGAACTTCCGTCTGTAAAGGCGGATACACCGATTTTAAAAGCGGATGTATCGAGCAGCGAGGTAAACCTGAACGAAGGGACAGCTTCCTTGCCTGGTGTTACCGCAGAGGTACCCGAGGTCATCAAGGCAGAGACATCTGCTGTGAATACAAATCTTCGGCAAGGTAAGGTTGAATTACCTTCCGTTAAGGTGGATGTACCTGAAGTTACTTCGATCAATGTCTCCTCATCAAGTGTGGATCTGACTGAAGGTGAAGTTCAGCTTCCTTCGGTGGAAGCGAATATTCCTGTAGTGAATGTTTCCGCAGGTATTACTCCGGAAAAGGGAACGGTAGAAATACCTAGTGTGAATCCCGAACAGCCTTCGGTCGTTAAAACACCGAGTGCTGAAAAGCCTGAAATCGGCGAAACGGAGCCAGTAGATCAGGTTTCACCGCAGGATAATGAAGACGGACAACATGCTGTACAGGTTACGGGTGAAGTGATTGACGTCTCTCCAGAATCTGCAGTACGTCCACAACAACCTGCTACTTCGCAGGCAGTGCCTGTAGAAGAATCGAATCAGGAGAAGGATTCTGATTCAGATGCAGTATTGGCAGTTGAGAAGCAATTCCTGTTGGATGAGCCAACTGTTGAACCTTCTGTTACCAATCAAGAGCAGAATAACGAAGATGTTAATTTGCAAAAGGATGATTCCCATAATGCGTTACCATTGCAGCCGCGTACAGAACGATCTCATGATTGGCCTGTCATGGCAACATCTTCAGGGGCAGCCAATGCTGCCGCAGTTGGAAGCTCTGGTACTTCCGGTGTATCGGGTGGGGGAGCAACCGCTCCCGCTGTTGCCCTTTCAGGAACAACAACCGGACTGGTGACGCCAGATTACGATTATGCTTTCAGGATGGAACGATTGGATGGTTTCAGTCAATGGTCTCAAGCGCCGCCAGGGCGGCCGCCGCAATATACCTCTTTCTCTCAAACACAATGGAGTTAATTCAAACCAAAATGGAGAAGGAGTGTATATTATCATGAAAAAAGTGAATCGTTGGGTGAAATTGTCGGTATTGTCGGGTACGTTGGTCGCTGGATTGTTGGGAGCTTCGCAAGCAACTTACGCGGATAGCTACAGCAATAACAGCAGCGGAAATCTGGATCTGAATGCAGGTTTGCGACTGGAGCTGGGATCTCTTCTGTCAGGACACCGTGACGCAGATTACGGCAGCAATGGCAGCTACGGAAGCTCGTCCAGTGCATCTGGAGCATTGAATCTGGATGTTGGTTTGAATGCCGGCCTATCCTCTGAGAATACGAACAAAAACCGTTACAATGATCGTTCTT contains these protein-coding regions:
- a CDS encoding MarR family winged helix-turn-helix transcriptional regulator — its product is MLELQEIGTERSLHLYRTLAQTFKSVNEHAVSGSKVHGFNPTAYGVLEVLYMKGAQPIQQVGAQLLLQSGNVTYVIDKLEQKGLLHRKHCPQDRRIIFVELTEEGQRTMDDIYPGYAHKIDRAVSGLSEDDKTLLSELLERLALGADRLSANG
- a CDS encoding MFS transporter, whose translation is MTSGVTMQERRPLKHNRSFITLMAAQAISNLGDWLHLLAILTLVGIRWNATPWEITFTTLCAALPVLLTGPFAGALADRVNRKWLMIGADGARIVIVGGLIFADQMWHVYVLLILKSLFDVVFSPAKNGKLKEIVPQEQLGQAVSISSVIEQMSKIIGPALGGLLVAAFGITWCFVLDSASFLISGIILLWIPGDRVIQSANQHVEQVREETAGVAHSGEKTTFLKDTMEGVRMLASLPHVGTSLILLASALLFLQFADSQTVVLFRQLPGISSDLLGWCVAASGVGTLIAAMSVQKWKRAGHVIKMGLGTSLMGLVIGGVGMIVGVWPHAGLGANLLLISLFALAGVGVGFAIVPFQILLQEQTPESMTGRVFGTVGSIMTASNIMGPVVGGFLVTSFGVIPAFISSGILLTLLGVIYVVIRRQKKNDMDQSFPAKSVITGK